Within Trichocoleus desertorum ATA4-8-CV12, the genomic segment CTTGGGGAGATTTGGTGATGATGCGCCAACAGTTTTTGCGGCTGAAGCATCTAGCAGAGAGCCAAGTGAACGGTCATCCTGAGGAAAAGAGGCCAGTCGTGATATGAAGTGGTATAAAAGCGGTCTTCAAATTCTGCTGGCGATCGGGATGATTGTGGCTGGGGTGAAGCATTTCACCGATCCAGAGCCGTTTGAAAGAATTGTGCCAGATTTTTTGCCGTTCCATTGGTCGCTGGTATTCGGCAGCGGATTTCTGGAGGTGTTGGCTGGAGTGGGTTTACTGATTCCTCGATTCAGGCGGGCTGCGGCTTGGACTCTGGTAGTGCGGTGCTCAGCGATCGCTGAGGTCTAGGAATACCAACGTTGCCAAATGCAAATATGATCCAGTGGTTTCTCGGTGGGATGGCAACCTAACTTTAAAGCTTTAGTAAAGTCTAAGCAAAAACACTATGAATCTCTGAGTAAATGGGTGAGGATAGCCCCGGGCACGCTGCTAGTTTATGAATAGGAGTGGTGTTTCCCAAACTGGGGTGGACGCTCCTTGTCATGCGGTGTCTCTCTGCTGTTTATACGCTTAGAGCCATGATCAAAGCTATTCAGATGCAGTCCTCGATTGCAGTGATCGGATCGGCTTGTCTTGGGTTGGGGATGGGACTTCCCGCGGTTGCGTTTAGTCCTGAGCCAGTATTCAATCGCGTCGATCGCTTCAACGCTACGATTCCCAGTGCTACAGGTGTAGATGAAGCTGACATCTACTATCCTGTTTCATCACCCAATGCTCCTATTGATTCGCTGCCTGTTGTTCTACTCCTGCAAGGCGCGCTAGTTGATAAAGCAGATTACACAAACTTTGCGAGTCACGTAGCTCAATATGGCTTTGCAGTGATTGTGCCAAATCATATCAGAACTGCGATCGATCCAGTGACGGGACAAGCTTTCACCGGATTTTTTCCAGAGCAGCAACAGGTCAACGATGTCCTGGCCTATGCCACTGCCGCCAACACAAA encodes:
- a CDS encoding DoxX family membrane protein, with the translated sequence MKWYKSGLQILLAIGMIVAGVKHFTDPEPFERIVPDFLPFHWSLVFGSGFLEVLAGVGLLIPRFRRAAAWTLVVRCSAIAEV